One region of Dehalococcoidia bacterium genomic DNA includes:
- the mutS gene encoding DNA mismatch repair protein MutS, whose translation MTAAETPHTPLRKQYLRIKQKYPGAIVFFRLGDFYETFDEDAGITSRELEIVLTSREMGKGVKVPLAGIPHHALENYLARLISRGYKVAICEQLTPPGKGLVERDVIRVVTPGTLIEPGLLAEKSNNYLVSVLMHKDQAGIAFADITTGEFAVTQVDRDRAADELARLNPAELIVPKSSGYVEISAFRNVTEVEAYFFERESAAQSLLDLFSASSLEGYGCEHLPLAVGAAGAVVAYLKDNQKAALGLLTHLSTYSTASFMTLDMQTIRNLELYSSLRWGAAQGSLLSVIDMTKTSMGGRLLKKYIGQPLLDLGALDQRQQSIGWFVNNAILRGTIISLLSDMPDIERIINRVRGGSALPRELVALKSGLEKLASIQVSLDENGPPSYLSDGLKPCPDVVELVSNSIADNLASNFDHGGVIRKGFSEELDRIRSMASDARQYLAGLEKQEKERTGIKSLKLGYNRVFGYYIEVSQSNLGSVPSDYIRKQTLANGERFYTPQLKEYESRILNAQERMIELEKSIFSQVCGQIADRGERILESGNALAKVDVYSSLAELAVRNKYVKPELNDGDSITIRGGRHPVVERALGSGVFIPNDTSLSNRDNQLIVLTGPNMAGKSTYLKQVALIVLMAQTGSYVPADEVVIGLVDRIFTRIGAQEDIAAGQSTFMVEMIEAANILNNATTRSLLILDEVGRGTSTYDGLSIAWATIEYIHNNAKLRARTLFATHYHELVELAASLPRVKNYNMAVAEEGGKVIFLRKVIPGGADRSYGIHVAQLAGLPKAVIRRAEQILQQLEEDQASRRNGTGRESTDAQSLQLSIFGRSSEIESELKDLDIDSMSPIEAINKLYELKKKTELDK comes from the coding sequence ATGACGGCCGCAGAGACGCCCCACACACCGTTGAGGAAGCAGTACCTGCGCATCAAGCAGAAATATCCCGGCGCCATTGTCTTCTTCCGGCTGGGCGATTTTTATGAGACATTCGACGAGGACGCCGGGATCACCTCACGTGAGCTTGAGATCGTGCTCACCTCGCGGGAGATGGGCAAGGGTGTAAAAGTTCCGCTGGCGGGAATACCTCACCATGCCCTGGAGAACTACCTGGCGCGTTTGATAAGCCGCGGCTACAAGGTGGCTATCTGTGAGCAATTGACACCACCGGGCAAGGGCCTGGTTGAGCGCGATGTGATCCGGGTGGTCACACCGGGCACGCTGATCGAGCCCGGCCTGCTGGCGGAGAAAAGCAATAACTATCTGGTCAGCGTACTGATGCATAAGGACCAGGCCGGCATCGCCTTTGCGGATATCACCACCGGCGAGTTTGCCGTAACTCAGGTGGACCGCGACCGGGCTGCGGACGAGTTGGCCAGGTTAAATCCGGCCGAGCTCATTGTGCCGAAATCATCAGGATACGTTGAAATCAGTGCTTTCCGCAATGTAACCGAGGTAGAAGCGTATTTCTTTGAGCGGGAGAGTGCCGCTCAATCACTGCTGGATCTGTTCTCCGCCTCGTCCCTGGAAGGTTACGGCTGCGAACATCTACCGCTGGCAGTAGGTGCGGCTGGCGCCGTTGTCGCTTATCTGAAGGACAACCAGAAAGCAGCCCTGGGTCTGCTCACCCATCTGTCGACCTATTCCACGGCGTCCTTCATGACGCTGGATATGCAGACCATACGCAATCTGGAATTGTACAGCAGCTTGCGCTGGGGCGCTGCCCAGGGATCCCTGCTGTCGGTTATCGATATGACTAAAACATCCATGGGCGGCCGCCTGCTGAAAAAATACATCGGCCAGCCGCTGCTCGATCTTGGGGCTCTCGATCAACGGCAGCAGTCCATCGGATGGTTCGTCAATAACGCCATTCTGCGCGGCACAATTATCTCCCTTTTGTCCGACATGCCCGATATCGAACGCATCATCAATAGAGTGCGCGGTGGCAGCGCCCTGCCCAGGGAACTGGTGGCGCTCAAGTCCGGACTGGAGAAACTGGCTTCGATACAGGTTTCGCTGGATGAAAATGGTCCGCCTTCCTATCTCAGCGATGGACTTAAACCCTGTCCGGACGTAGTCGAACTGGTCTCCAACTCCATCGCCGACAACCTTGCCTCAAACTTCGATCACGGTGGCGTTATCCGAAAAGGCTTTTCAGAGGAGCTTGACAGGATCAGGTCCATGGCGTCCGATGCGCGGCAGTATCTGGCCGGGCTGGAGAAACAGGAAAAGGAGCGCACCGGTATCAAGTCGCTCAAGCTGGGCTATAACCGGGTTTTCGGCTATTACATAGAGGTATCGCAATCGAACCTGGGGTCGGTGCCCTCGGACTATATCCGCAAACAAACTCTGGCCAACGGGGAACGTTTCTACACCCCGCAGCTCAAGGAATACGAGTCACGCATACTCAATGCACAGGAGAGGATGATCGAGCTTGAGAAGTCTATTTTCAGTCAGGTGTGCGGTCAGATTGCCGACAGGGGTGAAAGGATCCTGGAATCGGGCAATGCGCTGGCGAAGGTGGACGTATATTCCAGCCTGGCAGAGCTGGCTGTGCGCAACAAATACGTAAAGCCTGAGCTGAATGACGGGGATTCCATCACGATCAGGGGCGGCCGGCATCCGGTCGTGGAGAGGGCTTTGGGCAGCGGCGTATTTATTCCCAACGATACGTCGCTTTCCAATAGAGATAACCAGTTGATCGTATTAACCGGCCCCAACATGGCGGGCAAGTCGACCTATCTCAAGCAGGTGGCGCTGATCGTTTTAATGGCTCAGACCGGGAGCTATGTACCGGCTGATGAGGTCGTGATCGGGCTGGTCGACCGCATCTTTACACGCATCGGAGCACAGGAAGATATAGCGGCGGGGCAATCGACATTCATGGTCGAGATGATCGAGGCGGCCAACATTCTCAATAATGCGACAACCAGGTCGCTGCTGATACTCGATGAAGTCGGGAGGGGCACCAGCACCTATGACGGTCTTTCCATCGCCTGGGCCACCATCGAATATATACACAATAATGCTAAATTGAGGGCCAGGACGCTTTTTGCCACTCACTATCATGAGTTGGTGGAGCTGGCTGCCAGCCTGCCGCGGGTGAAAAACTACAACATGGCCGTGGCTGAGGAGGGTGGGAAGGTCATATTCCTGCGCAAAGTCATTCCCGGGGGCGCCGACCGCAGCTATGGCATACACGTGGCTCAACTTGCCGGCTTGCCCAAAGCCGTCATACGACGTGCAGAGCAGATATTACAGCAACTGGAAGAGGACCAGGCCTCGCGCAGGAACGGTACAGGCAGGGAGTCGACTGATGCTCAGTCGCTACAGCTATCCATATTCGGGCGGTCATCCGAAATTGAAAGCGAACTGAAGGATCTCGATATAGATTCGATGTCGCCCATTGAGGCTATTAACAAACTGTATGAGCTGAAGAAAAAAACGGAGCTTGATAAATAG
- the argJ gene encoding bifunctional glutamate N-acetyltransferase/amino-acid acetyltransferase ArgJ — protein sequence MKEKTEDIKQGTVTSPQGFLAGAVEAAIKYKGRLDLGLLYSEAPAVSAAVFTRSKVKAAPIILSMKNNEKGRARAVVVNSGCANACTGDGGLRDAAEMAALAAKKLGIRADQVMVASTGVIGNIMPMDRIQNGIGKIELIKSGGHKLARAIMTTDTRPKEIAVRVMEQNGHYTIGGIAKGAGMIHPDMATLLSFLTTDARIDRVFLAKALRAAVEDSFNMITVDGDTSTNDMVSIIANGKADNDLITAENGRMFKHALSRVCRYLACSIAADGEGATRLIEVCIERAKSRSQARKVARLIAASALVKSAVHGNDPNWGRVVAVLGRSGADMDEGALDVYLQGEQVMRGGNPLPFEKNKLSRRMKADEVTIRVCLNIGTGSAVAWGCDLSQEYVTINSDYTT from the coding sequence ATGAAAGAGAAAACAGAGGATATCAAACAGGGCACAGTCACATCGCCGCAGGGTTTTTTAGCCGGTGCTGTGGAGGCTGCAATCAAATACAAGGGCCGCCTCGATCTGGGTTTGCTTTATTCCGAAGCGCCGGCGGTTTCCGCCGCGGTCTTCACCCGCAGCAAAGTAAAAGCGGCCCCCATTATTCTCAGTATGAAGAATAATGAAAAAGGCAGGGCGCGCGCCGTGGTAGTGAATTCGGGTTGTGCCAATGCCTGCACAGGTGACGGGGGATTGCGCGATGCCGCCGAAATGGCTGCCCTGGCTGCGAAAAAACTGGGTATCAGGGCCGATCAGGTCATGGTGGCCAGCACAGGAGTTATCGGCAATATCATGCCCATGGACAGGATACAGAATGGCATCGGCAAAATCGAGTTGATTAAGAGCGGGGGACATAAACTGGCCCGGGCCATCATGACCACGGATACCCGTCCCAAGGAGATCGCCGTCAGGGTCATGGAGCAGAACGGGCATTATACTATCGGCGGTATAGCCAAGGGCGCGGGCATGATCCATCCGGATATGGCCACGCTGTTGAGTTTTCTGACCACCGACGCAAGGATCGATCGTGTATTTCTGGCCAAAGCGCTGAGAGCCGCCGTTGAGGACAGCTTTAATATGATAACTGTAGACGGAGATACCAGCACCAATGACATGGTATCGATTATAGCCAACGGCAAGGCCGATAACGATTTGATCACGGCTGAAAATGGCAGAATGTTCAAACATGCCCTGAGCAGGGTATGCCGTTACCTGGCCTGCAGCATCGCTGCGGACGGGGAGGGCGCCACCAGGCTGATCGAGGTGTGCATAGAAAGAGCAAAGAGCAGATCCCAGGCGAGGAAGGTGGCCAGGTTGATCGCCGCATCAGCGCTGGTTAAATCGGCCGTGCACGGCAACGATCCCAACTGGGGCCGTGTCGTGGCTGTTCTGGGCCGCAGCGGAGCTGACATGGACGAAGGGGCGCTGGATGTTTACCTGCAGGGTGAACAGGTCATGCGCGGGGGCAACCCGCTGCCCTTTGAGAAGAATAAACTCAGCCGTCGTATGAAGGCCGATGAGGTTACGATCAGAGTCTGCCTGAATATCGGCACGGGAAGTGCAGTCGCGTGGGGATGCGATCTATCTCAGGAGTATGTTACTATAAATAGCGATTATACTACCTGA
- the argB gene encoding acetylglutamate kinase, which yields MLRSKIIVVKIGGSTLGQNDTTLEDLVTLQKKKVPVVVVHGGGNAVTDWLSRLHISTRFVQGLRVTDEDTLKVVTAVLAGLINKELVSEISRRGGKAVGISGADGAIVTGKNKNRELGLTAEELTVNSRLLKVLLNSGYMPVIAPVCINAQAGDRDDNNLLNVNGDTIAAQIAAALDARKLIFLTDVPGIYDDSRQVITHIDVGKARNMIESGTASGGMAAKLEAGVIAARKVSLTRIIDGRVEHALIDEIEGKGKGTTIVNQK from the coding sequence ATGTTAAGATCGAAAATCATTGTGGTTAAGATCGGCGGCAGCACTCTGGGCCAGAACGATACCACGCTGGAAGACCTTGTTACGCTCCAGAAAAAAAAGGTCCCCGTGGTCGTTGTACACGGCGGAGGCAATGCTGTTACGGACTGGCTGAGCAGGCTGCATATCTCAACGCGCTTTGTGCAGGGCTTACGCGTGACGGATGAGGACACGCTGAAGGTGGTCACGGCTGTGCTGGCGGGACTGATCAATAAGGAACTGGTATCCGAGATCAGCCGGAGGGGGGGGAAAGCTGTGGGTATCAGCGGCGCCGACGGCGCCATTGTTACAGGGAAAAATAAGAACCGCGAGTTGGGATTGACTGCCGAAGAACTGACGGTGAACTCACGGCTGCTGAAAGTGCTGCTCAACAGCGGCTACATGCCGGTGATAGCACCCGTCTGTATCAATGCCCAGGCCGGCGACAGAGATGATAACAACCTGCTGAATGTCAACGGCGATACTATCGCCGCCCAGATCGCTGCTGCGCTGGACGCACGGAAGCTGATCTTTTTGACCGACGTGCCGGGGATATACGATGATTCCAGGCAGGTGATAACTCATATCGATGTAGGCAAGGCCAGGAATATGATCGAGAGCGGGACCGCCTCCGGCGGGATGGCGGCCAAGCTCGAAGCGGGCGTGATCGCCGCCCGCAAGGTATCGCTTACGCGCATAATAGACGGGCGGGTCGAACATGCGCTGATAGACGAAATCGAAGGAAAAGGAAAAGGTACAACAATTGTCAACCAAAAATAA
- a CDS encoding acetylornithine transaminase, whose product MQLAKRWPITIVRGKGMKVWDDRGKEYLDFVAGIAVTSLGHCHPVVVNALTRQAKTLIQMSNMYYTVPQLQLADLLVKTSCLDRVFICNSGAEANEGAIKLARRYGKLKLDGAYEIITTHESFHGRTLATTAATGQNQFQEPYTPLPTGFVNVDYNDLEAIKAATNKQTCAVMLEPIQGEGGVNLPSDDYLKKVRAWCDEKGLLLILDEVQTGIARTGTLYAYQQYGAEPDIMTLAKGLGGGVPIGAFLAKERACVFKIGEHGTTFGGNPLVCATALDVLSYIIQKNLAGHVQRMGEYLRAGLKSLAADYKIIKEVRGKGLLVALQFNAEIAEPIVLACLEKGLIVNKVKADTIRFIPPLIVTEKEIDRALDVLGKVLKERQ is encoded by the coding sequence ATGCAGCTGGCCAAACGCTGGCCCATCACTATTGTACGCGGCAAAGGAATGAAGGTCTGGGATGATAGAGGCAAGGAATACCTTGACTTCGTGGCCGGCATCGCGGTGACCAGTCTGGGACACTGCCACCCTGTTGTGGTTAATGCGCTGACACGCCAGGCTAAAACGCTGATACAAATGTCCAACATGTATTACACAGTCCCGCAGCTGCAGCTGGCTGACCTGCTGGTTAAGACAAGCTGCCTCGACCGCGTCTTTATCTGCAATAGCGGAGCGGAGGCGAACGAGGGCGCCATCAAGCTGGCGCGCCGCTATGGCAAGCTGAAGCTGGACGGCGCCTACGAGATAATAACCACGCACGAGTCGTTCCATGGAAGGACGCTGGCAACTACGGCTGCCACAGGCCAGAACCAGTTTCAGGAGCCTTATACTCCACTGCCTACAGGTTTTGTCAATGTGGATTACAACGACCTGGAGGCCATCAAAGCAGCCACCAATAAACAGACCTGCGCGGTAATGCTCGAGCCGATACAGGGTGAGGGTGGGGTCAACCTTCCGTCCGACGATTACCTGAAGAAAGTAAGGGCCTGGTGCGATGAAAAGGGACTGTTGCTCATCCTGGACGAGGTACAGACCGGCATCGCCCGCACCGGCACGCTATACGCATATCAACAGTACGGAGCGGAGCCCGATATCATGACGCTGGCCAAGGGTCTGGGTGGGGGTGTTCCCATCGGAGCTTTCCTGGCCAAGGAGCGCGCCTGCGTTTTCAAGATCGGCGAACATGGCACTACCTTCGGCGGCAATCCCCTCGTGTGCGCAACGGCCTTGGATGTGCTCAGCTACATAATACAGAAGAATCTGGCCGGCCATGTCCAGCGTATGGGTGAATACCTTCGCGCCGGCCTTAAGTCCCTGGCCGCCGACTATAAGATTATTAAAGAGGTCAGAGGAAAAGGTTTGCTTGTGGCCTTGCAGTTCAATGCAGAAATAGCAGAGCCGATAGTGCTGGCCTGCCTGGAAAAAGGCCTGATCGTAAATAAAGTGAAAGCCGACACGATACGCTTTATTCCACCGCTCATCGTCACGGAAAAAGAGATCGACAGGGCGTTGGACGTGCTCGGCAAAGTACTGAAAGAGAGGCAATAG
- a CDS encoding argininosuccinate synthase, with product MAKKAKEKVVLAYSGGLDTSVAIKWLADNYKMDVITLCVNIGGVKDVEGIRQKALKLGAVKSFAVDARDEFIDDYVFKAVKADALYEGQYPLATALGRPLMAKLLVDLAHMEGATAVAHGSTGKGNDQVRFDVSVLALGPDLRIIAPAREWGMTRDETIEYAQLHKIPVPVKVNRPYSIDENPWGRSIECGILENPWTEPPEDIYEWTKSPADAPDRAEYVEIGFEEGVPVSLNGRKMDGLPLIEKLNVMAGRNGIGRIDHMESRLVGIKSRENYEAPAALVILKSHLALEAMTLTRHQLRYKERVAQEYSDLIYNGLWFSNHREDLDAYIDSSQRYVSGTVRVKMHKGNCVIVGRKSPYSLYSFQLATYDRGDLFDQSDSASFIRIWGLPLKIQAQAQVIGLAPPKSGKRSKKSKKNK from the coding sequence ATGGCGAAAAAAGCAAAGGAAAAGGTTGTCCTGGCCTACAGCGGCGGATTGGACACATCTGTGGCCATCAAGTGGCTGGCAGACAACTACAAGATGGACGTTATAACGCTTTGTGTTAATATCGGAGGCGTCAAAGATGTGGAGGGTATCAGGCAGAAGGCCTTAAAGCTGGGGGCGGTGAAATCATTCGCTGTTGATGCCAGGGACGAGTTTATTGACGATTACGTCTTCAAGGCCGTTAAAGCCGATGCGCTGTATGAGGGACAATATCCACTGGCCACGGCGCTGGGCCGCCCCCTCATGGCCAAGCTGCTGGTGGACCTGGCGCACATGGAGGGCGCTACCGCTGTCGCGCACGGATCGACCGGAAAGGGCAACGACCAGGTTCGCTTTGACGTCAGCGTGCTGGCGCTGGGGCCCGACCTCAGGATCATAGCCCCCGCACGCGAGTGGGGCATGACCAGGGACGAGACCATTGAATATGCCCAGCTGCACAAGATACCCGTGCCGGTCAAGGTAAACCGTCCATACTCCATCGATGAGAACCCGTGGGGCCGCAGCATCGAATGCGGTATACTCGAAAACCCCTGGACGGAGCCGCCCGAGGATATATACGAATGGACCAAGTCCCCGGCGGACGCGCCGGACAGGGCCGAATATGTTGAGATCGGCTTTGAAGAGGGCGTACCCGTCAGCCTTAACGGCAGGAAGATGGATGGGTTGCCCCTGATCGAAAAGCTCAACGTGATGGCCGGGCGAAACGGCATAGGCAGGATCGACCACATGGAGAGCCGTCTGGTGGGCATTAAGTCCAGGGAAAACTACGAGGCCCCGGCTGCCCTGGTCATTTTAAAATCCCACCTCGCGCTTGAAGCTATGACTCTGACCAGACACCAGCTGAGATACAAGGAGCGGGTAGCCCAGGAATACTCGGACCTAATATACAACGGCCTATGGTTTTCCAATCACAGGGAAGACCTGGATGCCTACATCGACAGCTCTCAGAGGTATGTATCTGGGACAGTCAGGGTCAAAATGCACAAGGGCAATTGCGTCATCGTCGGGCGCAAATCGCCTTACTCGCTTTACAGCTTCCAGCTGGCAACCTATGACCGTGGCGATCTGTTCGACCAGAGCGATTCGGCGAGCTTTATCCGCATCTGGGGCCTACCGCTCAAGATACAGGCGCAGGCACAGGTCATAGGATTAGCTCCGCCCAAGAGCGGCAAGAGGAGCAAGAAAAGTAAGAAGAATAAATAA
- a CDS encoding alpha-amylase/4-alpha-glucanotransferase domain-containing protein: MKRIYLGLAIHNHQPLGNFSWVFEDSYRQAYLPMLEALERHPSISVSLHYSGCLLDWISEQHPEFLGLLAKLISCGQVEIMGGGYYEPILCMIPDADKSGQIARMSEYIQQQFGCLPRGLWLAERVWEPSLAMVLAESGIDWTLVDDTAFKMVGRAEKDLLGYFTTEEQGRYIKVFPISKHLRYAIPWHNVGDVIAYLKENASESGEKIAVLGDDGEKFGVWPQTAKLCWEAGWVDEFFTAIENNGEWLSTIKLGDYAQRHDPAGCVYLPCSSYDEMLEWSLPADVSEQYTELKRRPSGDRELNNLFSGYWRNFLVKYPEINRMQKKMLAVSSRVHQALAVDGTDCGIEYLWKAQCNCPYWHGVFGGIYLPDIRAMAFTNLIKAENCADAVLTDVDQRYRWQQVDFDGDGREEIIIEGGDLNLYLCPAEGGSIFEWDIRRYAYNALSTVSRKPEAYHSALTAGENARQKYQDGSSVRSIHDGVKIKDSDVADWLIYDRLPRSSLMDRFLDSQVKMMDYRKNIFDDRGDFAGQPYLCRVVPEINSLKIELEREGAVLSYHNTCGLMLSKNITLERNDGSLRIDYRFENTGDISIDTLFAGEWNINLLGGGRNEAAYYRIEGREIADAHLDSSGEIADVDRLIMGNRYLGFELELEIDRPLTIWRYPVESISNSEAGLEKVYQCSCVVMLLPLTLEPGRTASYNYIWRVTE, translated from the coding sequence TTGAAGCGGATATATCTGGGCCTGGCCATACACAACCATCAGCCTCTCGGCAATTTCTCATGGGTTTTTGAAGATTCTTACCGGCAGGCATATTTGCCCATGCTCGAGGCGCTGGAACGCCACCCTTCTATCAGCGTTTCACTGCATTACAGCGGATGTCTGCTGGACTGGATCTCCGAGCAGCATCCCGAATTCTTAGGACTGCTGGCAAAGTTAATCTCCTGCGGGCAGGTGGAAATAATGGGTGGGGGATACTACGAGCCGATCCTTTGCATGATACCTGATGCCGATAAGAGCGGGCAGATAGCCAGGATGAGCGAGTACATACAACAGCAGTTCGGTTGCCTGCCGCGCGGCCTGTGGCTGGCCGAACGCGTCTGGGAGCCCTCACTGGCTATGGTCCTTGCGGAGTCGGGGATAGATTGGACGCTGGTGGACGATACGGCCTTTAAAATGGTGGGCAGGGCTGAAAAGGATCTGTTAGGCTATTTCACAACCGAGGAGCAGGGCAGGTATATCAAGGTCTTTCCCATCAGCAAGCACCTGCGTTACGCCATACCCTGGCATAATGTGGGCGACGTTATCGCGTATTTGAAAGAGAACGCATCGGAAAGCGGGGAAAAGATTGCAGTGCTGGGTGATGACGGCGAGAAATTCGGCGTCTGGCCGCAGACCGCAAAGCTTTGCTGGGAAGCGGGCTGGGTTGATGAGTTCTTCACAGCTATCGAAAATAATGGAGAGTGGCTGTCCACGATCAAACTCGGTGATTACGCACAAAGGCATGACCCTGCAGGCTGTGTATATCTGCCGTGCTCATCCTATGACGAGATGCTGGAATGGTCGCTGCCCGCTGACGTATCTGAGCAGTATACGGAGCTGAAGCGCCGGCCGTCCGGAGACAGGGAGTTGAATAATCTGTTCAGCGGCTACTGGCGAAATTTCCTGGTCAAGTACCCGGAGATAAACCGTATGCAGAAGAAGATGCTTGCAGTCAGCTCCAGGGTCCACCAGGCGCTGGCCGTGGATGGGACTGATTGCGGGATAGAATACCTCTGGAAAGCGCAATGCAATTGTCCGTACTGGCACGGCGTATTCGGAGGTATCTATCTGCCGGACATAAGGGCGATGGCCTTCACCAATTTAATCAAGGCGGAGAACTGCGCGGATGCCGTATTGACCGATGTCGATCAGCGATACCGCTGGCAACAGGTTGATTTCGACGGTGACGGACGTGAAGAGATAATAATAGAAGGTGGGGACCTTAACCTGTACCTCTGCCCCGCTGAGGGCGGCAGCATATTTGAATGGGACATTCGCCGGTACGCCTATAATGCGCTCAGCACGGTATCGCGCAAACCCGAGGCCTATCACAGTGCCCTGACTGCTGGTGAGAACGCACGTCAGAAATATCAGGATGGCAGCAGCGTCCGCAGCATTCACGATGGCGTGAAGATCAAGGACAGCGATGTCGCGGACTGGCTGATCTATGACAGGTTGCCGCGCTCGAGCCTGATGGATCGCTTCCTGGACAGTCAGGTAAAAATGATGGATTATCGTAAGAATATCTTTGATGACAGGGGTGATTTCGCCGGACAACCTTACCTTTGCCGGGTTGTCCCGGAAATCAATAGTCTGAAAATAGAACTGGAGCGTGAGGGCGCTGTGCTTTCTTATCATAACACGTGCGGCTTGATGCTGAGTAAAAACATCACCCTTGAGCGTAACGATGGCAGCCTGAGAATCGATTACAGATTTGAAAACACGGGCGATATCTCAATAGATACGCTCTTTGCAGGTGAATGGAACATCAATCTACTGGGGGGAGGCCGGAACGAGGCAGCCTATTATCGTATAGAAGGCAGAGAAATCGCAGACGCCCATCTTGATTCCAGCGGAGAGATAGCGGACGTGGACCGGCTTATCATGGGCAACCGCTATCTGGGATTCGAGCTTGAGCTGGAGATCGACCGGCCGTTGACTATCTGGCGCTATCCCGTGGAGAGTATATCCAATTCCGAGGCCGGCCTGGAGAAAGTCTATCAGTGCAGTTGTGTGGTGATGCTGCTGCCTTTGACCCTGGAGCCGGGACGTACGGCTTCCTATAACTACATCTGGCGGGTGACAGAATGA
- a CDS encoding ROK family protein: protein MVRSESPVVAVDIGGTKIIAAVFDRDGAMLSRIYCLTLGSEGPARVIKRIESTIVQVIEKAGLKRNQVGCIGIAAAGAIDINRGIVADSPNIPHWQNIPLRDRLLESLGGPLFVLNDANAAALAEHRLGAGRGLNNLIYITVSTGIGGGMIVDGELYQGTDGSAAEIGHMIIKIGGPVCKCGKRGCFEAMASGTAIAKLAQKRLRRGEQSSMPGLAHDKVGDVTAQVVAEAARKGDALARAVIEESAGYLGIGVANLVNLMNPQMIIIGGGVSKMGEMILRPTRKSMTANSIELPARTVHLVRSQLGVDAELTGAALYARDMMRAKV from the coding sequence ATGGTCCGCTCTGAATCACCTGTTGTCGCAGTGGATATCGGCGGCACAAAGATAATCGCTGCCGTATTTGATAGAGACGGCGCAATGCTGTCGAGGATATACTGTCTCACCCTTGGCAGCGAAGGTCCGGCCAGGGTGATAAAAAGGATTGAGTCGACGATAGTCCAGGTAATTGAAAAGGCAGGACTGAAAAGAAACCAGGTGGGGTGCATTGGGATTGCTGCTGCGGGGGCGATAGACATAAACAGGGGGATTGTCGCCGATTCGCCCAATATTCCTCACTGGCAAAATATTCCTCTCAGAGATAGGTTGCTTGAATCTCTGGGCGGTCCTCTTTTTGTGTTGAACGATGCCAACGCTGCTGCGCTGGCTGAACACCGGCTGGGCGCCGGACGTGGATTGAATAACCTGATATATATAACCGTCAGCACCGGCATTGGTGGAGGCATGATTGTCGACGGCGAACTGTATCAGGGCACGGACGGCAGCGCTGCCGAGATCGGGCACATGATTATCAAGATCGGTGGACCGGTCTGCAAATGCGGCAAGCGCGGATGCTTTGAAGCCATGGCTTCAGGCACGGCAATTGCCAAGCTGGCACAAAAAAGATTGCGTCGGGGCGAGCAGAGCAGCATGCCCGGGCTGGCCCATGATAAAGTAGGCGATGTTACTGCACAGGTAGTTGCTGAGGCGGCTCGCAAAGGTGATGCGCTGGCTCGGGCTGTAATCGAGGAATCAGCCGGCTATCTCGGCATCGGGGTGGCCAATCTTGTGAACCTGATGAATCCGCAGATGATTATAATCGGTGGCGGAGTATCAAAAATGGGGGAGATGATTTTAAGGCCGACCAGGAAGTCAATGACGGCTAACTCTATCGAGCTGCCTGCCCGGACAGTGCATCTGGTCAGGTCCCAGTTGGGTGTGGATGCGGAGCTCACCGGCGCTGCATTATATGCGCGTGATATGATGAGGGCGAAAGTATGA
- a CDS encoding PRC-barrel domain-containing protein, with translation MMSREIVGKEVIDSGARIVGRVKDVEVDTVKWNVTGIVVSTGFMRTRTLLTGDIDKVGDKVVLKVSIDKAHKV, from the coding sequence ATGATGTCCCGGGAGATTGTCGGAAAAGAGGTTATCGACTCCGGCGCGCGCATCGTCGGACGCGTGAAGGATGTCGAGGTAGACACGGTTAAGTGGAACGTGACGGGCATCGTTGTCTCGACGGGATTTATGCGGACCAGGACGCTGCTGACGGGCGATATCGACAAGGTCGGCGACAAGGTCGTGCTAAAAGTATCCATAGACAAAGCGCACAAGGTCTGA